The following proteins come from a genomic window of Pseudomonas syringae:
- a CDS encoding calcium-binding protein: protein MSGGSENDQLKGGSGNDTLNGLAGNDQLVGGTGDDVLNGGTGSDLYLFNLGDGRDNLYDDASFYTGDVDVLRFGEGIRASDITIGRSGNHVVLSHSNGLDQVTVQNWFNTGDSRFKLEKIEFADGTSWNSSYVSTPPLNSQATVATEKNTSAVSQSVETTVKNDEALSINSAEDNIKIIGQAEGAFYL, encoded by the coding sequence TTGTCCGGCGGTTCGGAAAACGATCAGCTTAAAGGTGGAAGTGGCAACGATACCCTCAACGGTCTTGCTGGCAATGACCAGCTGGTCGGCGGTACCGGTGACGATGTATTAAATGGTGGTACCGGGTCGGACTTGTACCTCTTTAATCTCGGCGATGGCCGGGACAATCTCTATGATGATGCGTCATTTTACACCGGAGATGTTGATGTCCTGCGCTTCGGAGAAGGCATCCGTGCCAGCGATATTACAATTGGCCGCTCGGGCAACCATGTTGTTCTAAGCCACAGTAACGGACTGGATCAGGTCACTGTTCAAAACTGGTTCAACACCGGCGATAGTCGTTTCAAGCTGGAGAAGATCGAGTTTGCCGATGGAACCAGCTGGAATAGTTCCTATGTTTCAACACCGCCTTTAAATTCACAGGCAACTGTTGCAACTGAGAAAAACACAAGTGCTGTCAGCCAAAGCGTCGAGACTACAGTCAAAAATGATGAGGCACTATCTATCAACTCAGCTGAAGATAATATAAAAATCATTGGGCAGGCAGAAGGAGCCTTCTATCTATAA
- a CDS encoding sialidase family protein, whose product MRVISRNLTAWSAGLIVVAIFLSAWLSHPLHRISGFAVSPAPAGTESLAPKASYSSRFASSDLDDFVHSSAVTALPGGDLMAVWFAGSREGAGDVEIRTSRFDSRTEEWGGEQVLATRESTQTGTGKYIRKLGNPVIALAPDNRLWLFYVSVSVGGWAGSSVNSMVSSDMGASWSPPRQLVTSPFLNISTLVRGAPVFHVDGSIGLPVYHEFLGKFAEYLYLSADGEVIDKFRISRGKNSLQPTVVPLDEKRGVALLRYAGETFHRVLASRTEDGGQTWSEPYPLTPSNPNSSLAAVGVPGKGMLVALNDLREGRFKLSLYSTDEQMKVWRPLPDLDKSPDPLGTPFSLEAYKEVIGEGFRASSGARRQPMEAEFLSNLDQRVCSSDGCDFEYEYPYFIRSPDGLYHLVYSWNNTFIKHVSFNEAWLAEQLL is encoded by the coding sequence ATGCGTGTTATTTCCCGAAACCTGACTGCATGGAGCGCAGGCCTGATTGTTGTAGCGATTTTTCTCAGCGCATGGCTCAGCCATCCGTTGCACCGGATTTCCGGTTTTGCCGTGAGCCCGGCCCCTGCGGGCACTGAAAGCCTTGCGCCCAAGGCGTCCTACAGTTCGCGCTTCGCGTCCTCTGACCTGGACGATTTCGTGCACTCGTCAGCCGTGACGGCGCTGCCCGGCGGTGACCTGATGGCGGTGTGGTTTGCCGGTTCCCGCGAAGGCGCGGGAGACGTCGAAATCCGCACCTCGCGCTTCGATTCGCGTACCGAGGAATGGGGCGGTGAACAGGTGCTGGCGACCCGCGAATCGACCCAGACCGGCACCGGCAAGTACATCCGCAAGCTGGGCAATCCGGTGATTGCGCTGGCTCCGGACAACCGTCTGTGGCTGTTCTACGTCTCGGTGTCGGTGGGCGGCTGGGCCGGTAGCTCGGTCAACAGCATGGTCTCCAGCGACATGGGCGCTAGCTGGTCGCCGCCGCGTCAACTGGTGACGTCGCCGTTTCTGAACATCAGCACACTGGTCCGTGGCGCGCCGGTGTTTCATGTCGATGGCTCGATCGGCCTGCCGGTGTATCACGAGTTTCTCGGCAAATTTGCCGAATACCTCTACCTGAGTGCGGACGGCGAGGTGATCGACAAGTTTCGCATCAGTCGCGGCAAGAACTCCTTGCAGCCAACCGTTGTGCCGCTGGACGAAAAGCGCGGCGTGGCGTTGTTGCGTTATGCCGGTGAGACCTTCCATCGGGTACTGGCCAGCCGCACCGAAGACGGCGGGCAAACCTGGAGCGAACCGTATCCGCTGACGCCGAGCAACCCCAACTCATCGCTGGCGGCGGTGGGTGTGCCGGGCAAAGGCATGCTGGTGGCGCTCAATGATCTGCGCGAAGGCCGCTTCAAACTCAGCCTGTACAGCACCGATGAGCAGATGAAGGTTTGGCGGCCGTTGCCTGATCTGGACAAGTCGCCCGATCCGCTGGGCACCCCGTTCTCTCTGGAAGCCTACAAGGAGGTTATAGGCGAAGGCTTTCGTGCTTCCAGCGGCGCACGTCGCCAGCCGATGGAAGCAGAGTTTCTGAGCAATCTGGATCAGCGCGTCTGTTCGTCCGATGGCTGTGATTTCGAGTACGAATATCCGTATTTCATTCGTAGCCCGGACGGCCTGTACCACCTGGTCTATTCGTGGAATAACACCTTCATCAAACATGTCAGCTTCAATGAGGCCTGGCTGGCGGAGCAGCTTTTATGA
- a CDS encoding calcium-binding protein, protein MSGGSENDQLKGGSGNDTLNGLAGNDQLVGGTGDDVLNGGTGSDLYLFNLGDGRDNLYDDASFYTGDVDVLRFGEGIRASDITIGRSGNHVVLSHSNGLDQVTVQNWFNTGDSRFKLEKIEFADGTAWTAASVSAQLLTMQGTENNDVLTGASTGNQILSGLAGNDVLSGGSENDQLKGGSGNDTLNGLAGNDQLVGGTGDDVLNGGTGSDLYLFNLGDGRDNLYDDASFYTGDVDVLRFGEGIRASDITIGRSGNHVVLSHSNGLDQVTVQNWFNTGDSRFKLEKIEFADGTAWTAASVSAQLLTMQGTENNDVLTGASTGNQILSGLAGNDVLSGGSENDQLKGGSGNDTLNGLAGNDQLVGGTGDDVLNGGTGSDLYLFNLGDGRDNLYDDASFYTGDVDVLRFGEGIRASDITIGRSGNHVVLSHSNGLDQVTVQNWFNTGDSRFKLEKIEFADGTAWTAASVSAQLLTMQGTENNDVLTGASTGNQIVGSGGQ, encoded by the coding sequence TTGTCCGGCGGTTCGGAAAACGATCAGCTTAAAGGTGGAAGTGGCAACGATACCCTCAACGGTCTTGCTGGCAATGACCAGCTGGTCGGCGGTACCGGTGACGATGTATTAAATGGTGGTACCGGGTCGGACTTGTACCTCTTTAATCTCGGCGATGGCCGGGACAATCTCTATGATGATGCGTCATTTTACACCGGAGATGTTGATGTCCTGCGCTTCGGAGAAGGCATCCGTGCCAGCGATATTACAATTGGCCGCTCGGGCAACCATGTTGTTCTAAGCCACAGTAACGGACTGGATCAGGTCACTGTTCAAAACTGGTTCAACACCGGCGATAGTCGTTTCAAGCTGGAGAAGATCGAGTTTGCCGACGGCACTGCCTGGACGGCTGCCAGCGTATCCGCTCAGTTACTCACGATGCAAGGCACCGAGAACAACGACGTCCTGACCGGCGCCAGTACGGGCAACCAGATCCTGTCGGGTCTGGCGGGCAATGACGTATTGTCCGGCGGTTCGGAAAACGATCAGCTTAAAGGTGGAAGTGGCAACGATACCCTCAACGGTCTTGCTGGCAATGACCAGCTGGTCGGCGGTACCGGTGACGATGTATTAAATGGTGGTACCGGGTCGGACTTGTACCTCTTTAATCTCGGCGATGGCCGGGACAATCTCTATGATGATGCGTCATTTTACACCGGAGATGTTGATGTCCTGCGCTTCGGAGAAGGCATCCGTGCCAGCGATATTACAATTGGCCGCTCGGGCAACCATGTTGTTCTAAGCCACAGTAACGGACTGGATCAGGTCACTGTTCAAAACTGGTTCAACACCGGCGATAGTCGTTTCAAGCTGGAGAAGATCGAGTTTGCCGACGGCACTGCCTGGACGGCTGCCAGCGTATCCGCTCAGTTACTCACGATGCAAGGCACCGAGAACAACGACGTCCTGACCGGCGCCAGTACGGGCAACCAGATCCTGTCGGGTCTGGCGGGCAATGACGTATTGTCCGGCGGTTCGGAAAACGATCAGCTTAAAGGTGGAAGTGGCAACGATACCCTCAACGGTCTTGCTGGCAATGACCAACTGGTCGGCGGTACCGGTGACGATGTATTAAATGGTGGTACCGGGTCGGACTTGTACCTCTTTAATCTCGGCGATGGCCGGGACAATCTCTATGATGATGCGTCATTTTACACCGGAGATGTTGATGTCCTGCGCTTCGGAGAAGGCATCCGTGCCAGCGATATTACAATTGGTCGCTCGGGCAACCATGTTGTTCTAAGCCACAGTAACGGACTGGATCAGGTCACTGTTCAAAACTGGTTCAACACCGGCGATAGTCGTTTCAAGCTGGAGAAGATCGAGTTTGCCGACGGCACTGCCTGGACGGCTGCCAGCGTATCCGCTCAGTTACTCACGATGCAAGGCACCGAGAACAACGACGTCCTGACCGGCGCCAGTACGGGCAACCAGATCGTCGGGTCTGGCGGGCAATGA
- a CDS encoding biliverdin-producing heme oxygenase, which yields MPASFSCVPPPKLLDALRAETNQLHVRLEKRMPFFSSAMDSALYLRLLQAYYGFHAPLEAALHASGLIPVALEPHDRIKVPMLVRDLRALGMSDEAIGQLPGCPRLPVIDSPGACLGVMYVLEGATLGGQVLRREMHKRLGVDEQSGAAFLDVYGSATGPRWKAFLVHLDTAPRETDFIDAAAGAAHSTFACFEHWLDGQEVLL from the coding sequence ATGCCGGCAAGTTTTTCATGCGTTCCCCCGCCGAAGTTGCTGGATGCACTTCGCGCTGAAACAAATCAGTTACACGTTCGACTTGAAAAACGCATGCCGTTTTTTTCATCCGCAATGGACAGCGCTCTTTATCTTCGCTTGCTTCAGGCTTATTACGGCTTTCACGCACCGCTTGAAGCGGCGTTGCATGCCAGTGGCTTGATACCGGTTGCGCTTGAACCGCATGACCGCATTAAGGTGCCGATGCTGGTCCGGGACTTGCGCGCGCTGGGCATGTCTGACGAAGCTATCGGGCAGCTTCCGGGTTGCCCCCGGTTGCCCGTGATCGACTCTCCAGGTGCCTGCCTGGGTGTCATGTATGTACTGGAAGGTGCGACACTGGGCGGGCAGGTATTGCGACGCGAAATGCACAAGCGTCTAGGCGTTGATGAACAAAGCGGTGCAGCGTTTCTCGATGTATACGGCAGCGCAACCGGACCGCGCTGGAAGGCGTTCCTGGTTCATCTGGACACGGCGCCGAGAGAGACTGATTTTATTGACGCTGCGGCAGGTGCAGCGCACTCCACATTTGCATGTTTCGAGCACTGGCTCGACGGTCAAGAGGTACTTCTATGA
- a CDS encoding ATP-binding protein, whose protein sequence is MSQLDNDSFEVLLSNCADEPIQIPGAIQPHGVLFTLTEPELKVLQVSANVQTVLGHAPEQVLGRTLDCILGAGWADVIKSTSAHDSFIDAPRLLMSVNGVEFEALLHRHQDVLVLELEIQDNVAQSVSYSERTGNMGRMLRQLHAASDLQTLYEVSVREIQKMTGYDRVLIYRFEEEGHGQVIAESSAPSMELFNGLFFPASDIPEQARELYRRNWLRIIPDADYTPVPLVPQLRPDTHEQLDLSFSTLRSVSPIHCQYMKNMGVLSSMSVSLIQGGKLWGLISCGHRTPLYVSHELRSACQAIGQVLSLQISAMEALEISRQREAKVLALKQLHQAMAESEDNVFDGLAQQPQLLMDLVGATGVAIIEDRQTLCFGNCPEPSDIRALHAWMVASGDPVYASHHLSSVFPPAEAYQPIASGVLAMSLPKPVDNGVIWFRPEVKESVRWSGDPNKPLNLESSEHGLRLRPRSSFEIWKVEMTGIATQWSHGDVYAANDLRRSALENDLARQVRREQQAVRARDELVAVVSHDLRSPMTVISMLCGMMQKSFSSDGPHTSRRISTAIDTMQQAASRMNVLLEDLLDTSKIEAGRYTITPQPLEVSQIFEEAYTLLAPLAMDKSIEISFSAEPDIKVNADPERLFQVLSNLIGNAIKFTPKLGKIGVAAMSNGSEIVFTVRDSGEGIPPEQLPHIFERYWTVKEGNPTGTGLGLYISQGIIKAHGGELAAHSQVGQGSEFRFTVPMAH, encoded by the coding sequence ATGAGCCAACTCGACAACGACTCCTTCGAAGTCCTCTTGAGCAATTGTGCTGATGAGCCTATTCAGATTCCCGGGGCCATCCAGCCGCATGGTGTGCTGTTCACGCTGACAGAACCCGAACTCAAGGTCTTGCAGGTCAGTGCCAATGTGCAGACCGTGTTGGGCCACGCGCCTGAGCAGGTGCTGGGGCGGACACTGGACTGCATTCTCGGCGCCGGCTGGGCCGACGTTATCAAAAGTACCAGTGCCCATGACTCTTTCATCGACGCGCCGCGCCTGTTGATGTCGGTCAATGGTGTCGAGTTCGAAGCCCTGCTGCACCGCCATCAGGATGTGCTGGTGCTGGAACTTGAGATTCAGGACAACGTAGCGCAATCGGTCAGTTATTCCGAGCGCACCGGCAACATGGGGCGCATGTTGCGTCAGTTGCACGCTGCGAGTGATCTGCAGACGCTGTATGAAGTCAGTGTGCGCGAGATCCAGAAGATGACCGGTTACGACCGGGTCCTGATCTATCGTTTTGAAGAGGAAGGCCACGGTCAGGTGATTGCTGAATCGTCGGCGCCCTCCATGGAGTTGTTCAACGGCCTGTTCTTCCCTGCCTCGGACATTCCCGAGCAGGCGCGTGAGCTGTACCGCCGCAACTGGCTGCGCATCATTCCGGATGCCGATTACACCCCGGTGCCGCTGGTGCCGCAATTGCGCCCGGACACTCATGAGCAACTTGACCTGAGCTTCTCGACGCTGCGCAGTGTTTCGCCGATTCACTGCCAGTACATGAAAAACATGGGCGTTCTCTCTTCAATGAGCGTGTCGTTGATTCAGGGCGGCAAGTTGTGGGGGCTGATCAGTTGCGGGCATCGCACGCCGCTGTACGTGTCTCATGAGTTGCGCAGTGCTTGTCAGGCGATCGGTCAGGTGTTGTCGTTGCAGATCAGCGCGATGGAAGCACTGGAGATCAGTCGCCAGCGTGAGGCAAAAGTCCTGGCGCTCAAGCAGCTGCACCAAGCGATGGCTGAATCCGAAGACAACGTGTTCGACGGTCTGGCGCAGCAGCCACAATTGCTGATGGACCTGGTGGGTGCCACCGGCGTTGCGATCATCGAAGACCGTCAGACGCTTTGCTTTGGCAACTGCCCGGAGCCGTCCGATATACGGGCGCTGCACGCATGGATGGTTGCAAGTGGCGATCCGGTATATGCCAGTCATCATCTTTCCAGTGTTTTCCCGCCTGCCGAGGCTTATCAGCCGATCGCCAGCGGTGTGCTGGCCATGAGCTTGCCCAAGCCTGTGGACAACGGCGTGATCTGGTTTCGACCCGAGGTCAAGGAAAGCGTCCGCTGGAGTGGCGATCCGAACAAGCCGTTGAATCTGGAAAGCTCGGAACACGGCTTGCGCCTGCGTCCGCGTTCCTCGTTCGAAATCTGGAAAGTCGAAATGACCGGCATTGCGACGCAGTGGAGCCATGGCGACGTATATGCCGCCAATGACTTGCGTCGCTCTGCGCTGGAAAATGACCTGGCCCGCCAGGTACGCAGAGAGCAACAGGCTGTTCGCGCACGTGACGAACTGGTGGCTGTCGTGTCCCATGACCTGCGCAGCCCAATGACGGTTATTTCCATGTTGTGCGGGATGATGCAGAAGTCGTTCAGCTCGGACGGTCCGCACACGTCACGGCGTATTTCCACGGCCATCGACACTATGCAGCAGGCCGCCAGCCGCATGAACGTGCTGCTCGAAGACCTGCTCGACACCTCGAAGATCGAAGCCGGGCGCTACACCATCACGCCACAGCCGCTGGAAGTCAGCCAGATCTTCGAAGAGGCCTACACCTTGCTCGCGCCGTTGGCGATGGACAAGTCCATCGAGATTTCCTTCAGCGCCGAGCCGGATATCAAGGTCAATGCCGACCCGGAGCGTCTGTTTCAGGTGCTGTCCAATCTGATCGGCAACGCCATCAAGTTCACCCCGAAACTGGGCAAGATCGGCGTGGCGGCGATGTCCAACGGCAGCGAAATCGTATTCACCGTGCGCGACTCCGGCGAGGGCATTCCTCCCGAGCAGTTGCCGCACATCTTCGAACGCTACTGGACCGTCAAGGAAGGCAACCCGACCGGCACCGGTCTGGGCCTGTACATCTCGCAAGGCATCATCAAAGCTCACGGCGGCGAACTGGCGGCACACAGCCAAGTCGGGCAGGGCAGCGAATTCCGCTTTACGGTGCCGATGGCGCATTGA
- a CDS encoding cytochrome b/b6 domain-containing protein — protein MSRVSLRLWDPLVRLFHVSIAGVFVTNYFFNEAGGDWHVWLGYYAVAWLGVRVVWGFLGPTSARWSDFWPSPARLRAHLRSLITRQPMHRLGHSPLGALVMVLMMALIFGMGLTGFLMEEVDALWGADWPLQTHEILANTLCALVVLHMAAAVFESFQVRDNLPLSMLTGRRRPLPEDNHR, from the coding sequence ATGAGCCGGGTTTCCCTGCGCCTGTGGGACCCGCTGGTCAGGCTGTTTCACGTCTCGATCGCGGGTGTTTTCGTTACCAATTATTTCTTCAATGAAGCGGGTGGCGATTGGCATGTCTGGCTGGGCTATTACGCAGTGGCCTGGCTGGGAGTGCGAGTGGTGTGGGGATTCCTCGGGCCGACCAGCGCCCGCTGGAGTGATTTCTGGCCGAGTCCGGCGCGTCTGCGTGCGCATTTACGCTCGCTGATAACCCGGCAGCCAATGCACCGGCTCGGTCATTCGCCGCTGGGCGCGCTGGTCATGGTACTAATGATGGCGCTGATCTTCGGCATGGGCCTGACCGGTTTTCTGATGGAAGAGGTCGATGCCTTGTGGGGCGCCGACTGGCCATTGCAGACCCATGAAATTCTCGCCAACACGCTGTGTGCCCTGGTGGTGCTGCACATGGCCGCGGCCGTCTTCGAAAGTTTTCAGGTACGTGACAACCTGCCTTTGTCGATGTTGACAGGGAGACGACGTCCCTTACCTGAAGATAATCATCGCTGA
- a CDS encoding LTA synthase family protein, with amino-acid sequence MSGLQSRRLRYWLGAVTLVFLLSALLRAVFFYGFSGVEPGTLFTHGEVAETLGVGLRFDLRLALLMLLPVALLLWLPRWNLISVPALRWLSRSYLILALAILTMIHIIDFGHYAYLGVRLNASVMRYLEDAQISRDMLWQTYPVLWITAGWLLTVAALGWALLCLERVTLDRDARPIKRASVVWVSAVMVCATFLGLLGRVENLNLENPVPLRWSDAFFSGNSQIAALGLNPALFLYDTLKVSQSHFDEARVREHYALVARYLGVHEPDAQALNFQRQQSVQPYRLPGERPPNVMFVMLESLGTSAVGAYGNPLNPTPNLDHLATQSWFFKHFYVPVTGTAKTVWASITGVPDVTRQETATRHPLLTRQHTIINDFKGYEKLYMIGGNSGWANMNALIRRSIDDVRLYDERDWKSPQADVWGVSDLDLFKESDRILRALPADKPFFAYVQTAGNHRPFTIPKDNDGFQVSEKTLEQVQAAGSRSVEQYNAVRLLDFNIGRLIELAKAGGYYENTIFVLFGDHNTRISQIPHMAPAFEQLGLESNNVPLLIHAPGLLGTRVIDDAVGLTDLLPTLAGMAGMPFTSGTMGRDIQQPAPEGERVVPLVLREGTFPLIGGVTRNYLLQMEHDGSSPTLHDLASPTPLDNVAEQNPQEFERLRDLTRGLHETSRLMLYQNVR; translated from the coding sequence ATGAGTGGGTTGCAATCTCGACGGCTGCGCTATTGGCTGGGCGCCGTCACATTGGTGTTTCTGTTGTCGGCGTTGCTGAGAGCGGTATTTTTTTACGGGTTTTCCGGTGTCGAGCCGGGCACGTTGTTTACGCATGGCGAAGTAGCCGAAACGCTGGGTGTCGGCCTGCGTTTCGACCTGCGTCTGGCGTTGCTGATGCTGTTGCCGGTTGCGCTGCTGCTCTGGCTGCCGCGCTGGAACCTGATCAGCGTGCCAGCCTTGCGCTGGCTGTCACGAAGTTATCTGATTCTCGCGCTGGCGATTCTGACGATGATTCATATCATCGACTTCGGCCATTACGCCTACCTCGGGGTCAGGCTCAACGCCAGCGTGATGCGTTATCTGGAAGATGCGCAGATTTCCCGCGACATGCTCTGGCAAACCTACCCGGTGCTGTGGATTACCGCCGGTTGGCTGCTGACCGTCGCTGCGCTGGGCTGGGCGTTGCTGTGCCTTGAACGTGTCACGCTGGATCGCGACGCCAGACCGATCAAGCGCGCGTCGGTGGTGTGGGTATCGGCAGTGATGGTCTGCGCGACGTTTCTCGGGCTGCTGGGCCGGGTCGAAAACCTCAATCTGGAAAACCCGGTGCCATTGCGCTGGAGCGATGCGTTTTTCTCCGGCAACAGCCAGATCGCGGCATTGGGGCTCAACCCGGCGCTGTTTTTGTACGACACGCTCAAGGTTTCCCAGTCGCACTTCGATGAAGCCAGGGTGCGCGAGCATTACGCGTTGGTTGCGCGCTATCTGGGGGTTCACGAGCCCGACGCGCAGGCCCTGAATTTCCAGCGCCAGCAGTCTGTACAACCTTACCGATTGCCAGGCGAGCGGCCGCCGAACGTCATGTTCGTGATGCTCGAGTCGCTGGGCACCAGTGCGGTCGGTGCTTACGGCAACCCGCTGAACCCGACGCCGAATCTGGATCATCTGGCGACTCAAAGCTGGTTCTTCAAGCATTTCTACGTGCCGGTCACCGGCACTGCGAAAACCGTCTGGGCCAGCATCACCGGGGTGCCCGACGTGACGCGTCAGGAAACGGCGACGCGTCATCCACTGCTCACGCGGCAACACACGATCATCAATGACTTCAAGGGCTACGAAAAGCTGTACATGATTGGTGGCAACTCCGGGTGGGCCAACATGAACGCGTTGATTCGCCGCAGCATCGACGACGTGCGCCTGTACGACGAGCGCGACTGGAAGTCGCCGCAGGCGGACGTCTGGGGCGTTTCCGACCTGGACCTGTTCAAGGAAAGCGACCGCATCCTGCGTGCGTTGCCAGCCGACAAACCGTTTTTTGCCTACGTCCAGACCGCGGGTAATCACCGGCCCTTTACCATTCCCAAGGACAACGACGGCTTTCAGGTCAGCGAAAAGACTCTGGAGCAAGTTCAGGCCGCGGGCTCGCGCAGTGTCGAGCAATACAATGCCGTACGTCTGCTGGACTTCAATATCGGGCGCTTGATCGAACTGGCCAAGGCGGGTGGTTATTACGAGAACACCATTTTCGTGCTGTTCGGCGACCACAACACGCGCATCAGCCAGATTCCGCACATGGCGCCAGCCTTCGAACAACTGGGCCTGGAGAGCAACAACGTGCCGCTGCTGATTCATGCGCCCGGCCTGCTCGGGACGCGCGTGATCGATGACGCGGTCGGGCTGACGGACTTGCTGCCGACCCTGGCGGGCATGGCGGGCATGCCATTCACCAGTGGCACCATGGGCCGTGACATCCAGCAGCCAGCGCCTGAAGGCGAGCGCGTTGTGCCGCTGGTATTGCGTGAAGGCACCTTCCCGCTGATCGGTGGCGTGACGCGCAATTATCTGTTGCAAATGGAACACGACGGCAGCTCGCCGACGTTGCACGATCTGGCATCGCCTACGCCGCTGGACAACGTCGCCGAGCAGAACCCGCAAGAGTTCGAGCGTCTGCGGGACCTGACCCGCGGCCTGCATGAGACGTCGCGATTGATGCTCTATCAGAATGTGCGTTAA
- a CDS encoding calcium-binding protein, with protein MSGGSENDQLKGGSGNDTLNGLAGNDQLVGGTGDDVLNGGTGSDLYLFNLGDGRDNLYDDASFYTGDVDVLRFGEGIRASDITIGRSGNHVVLSHSNGLDQVTVQNWFNTGDSRFKLEKIEFADGTAWTAASVSAQLLTMQGTENNDVLTGASTGNQILSGLAGNDVLSGGSENDQLKGGSGNDTLNGLAGNDQLVGGTGDDVLNGGTGSDLYLFNLGDGRDNLYDDASFYTGDVDVLRFGEGIRASDITIGRSGNHVVLSHSNGLDQVTVQNWFNTGDSRFKLEKIEFADGTAWTAASVSAQLLTMQGTENNDVLTGASTGNQILSGLAGNDVLSGGSENDQLKGGSGNDTLNGLAGNDQLVGGTGDDVLNGGTGSDLYLFNLGDGRDNLYDDASFYTGDVDVLHFGEGIRASDITIGRSGNHVVLSHSNGLDQVTVQNWFNTGDSRFKLEKIEFADGTAWTAASVSAQLLTLQGTENNDVLTGASTGNQRPVGSGGQ; from the coding sequence TTGTCCGGCGGTTCGGAAAACGATCAGCTTAAAGGTGGAAGTGGCAACGATACCCTCAACGGTCTTGCTGGCAATGACCAGCTGGTCGGCGGTACCGGTGACGATGTATTAAATGGTGGTACCGGGTCGGACTTGTACCTCTTTAATCTCGGCGATGGCCGGGACAATCTCTATGATGATGCGTCATTTTACACCGGAGATGTTGATGTCCTGCGCTTCGGAGAAGGCATCCGTGCCAGCGATATTACAATTGGCCGCTCGGGCAACCATGTTGTTCTAAGCCACAGTAACGGACTGGATCAGGTCACTGTTCAAAACTGGTTCAACACCGGCGATAGTCGTTTCAAGCTGGAGAAGATCGAGTTTGCCGACGGTACTGCCTGGACGGCTGCCAGCGTATCCGCTCAGTTACTCACGATGCAAGGCACCGAGAACAACGACGTCCTGACCGGCGCCAGTACGGGCAACCAGATCCTGTCGGGTCTGGCGGGCAATGACGTATTGTCCGGCGGTTCGGAAAACGATCAGCTTAAAGGTGGAAGTGGCAACGATACCCTCAACGGTCTTGCTGGCAATGACCAGCTGGTCGGCGGTACCGGTGACGATGTATTAAATGGTGGTACCGGGTCGGACTTGTACCTCTTTAATCTCGGCGATGGCCGGGACAATCTCTATGATGATGCGTCATTTTACACCGGAGATGTTGATGTCCTGCGCTTCGGAGAAGGCATCCGTGCCAGCGATATTACAATTGGTCGCTCGGGCAACCATGTTGTTCTAAGCCACAGTAACGGACTGGATCAGGTCACTGTTCAAAACTGGTTCAACACCGGCGATAGTCGTTTCAAGCTGGAGAAGATCGAGTTTGCCGACGGCACTGCCTGGACGGCTGCCAGCGTATCCGCTCAGTTACTCACGATGCAAGGCACCGAGAACAACGACGTCCTGACCGGCGCCAGTACGGGCAACCAGATCCTGTCGGGTCTGGCGGGCAATGACGTATTGTCCGGCGGTTCGGAAAACGATCAGCTTAAAGGTGGAAGTGGCAACGATACCCTCAACGGTCTTGCTGGCAATGACCAGCTGGTCGGCGGTACCGGTGACGATGTATTAAATGGTGGTACCGGGTCGGACTTGTACCTCTTTAATCTCGGCGATGGCCGGGACAATCTCTATGATGATGCGTCATTTTACACCGGAGATGTTGATGTCCTGCACTTCGGAGAAGGCATCCGTGCCAGCGATATTACAATTGGCCGCTCGGGCAACCATGTTGTTCTAAGCCACAGTAACGGACTGGATCAGGTCACTGTTCAAAACTGGTTCAACACCGGCGATAGTCGTTTCAAGCTGGAGAAGATCGAGTTTGCCGACGGCACTGCCTGGACGGCTGCCAGCGTATCCGCTCAGTTACTCACGTTGCAAGGCACCGAGAACAACGACGTCCTGACCGGCGCCAGTACGGGCAACCAGAGACCTGTCGGGTCTGGCGGGCAATGA